The Conger conger chromosome 15, fConCon1.1, whole genome shotgun sequence genome contains a region encoding:
- the LOC133111543 gene encoding AN1-type zinc finger protein 6-like isoform X5, with translation MKKADNRREMAQETKQTQAPVLCATGCGFYGNPRTNGMCSVCYKDSAPRQNSTARVGLSESDGCSVAVESSTVAVSSALSLVASSMEQSSQSTEEVDFQTVGTGVQTEPQGSALDDSDLACDHSPGKHKQKTARCFTCHKKVGLTAGFDCRCGNVFCGTHRYSDIHKCSFDYRAEAAEKIRKENPVVVGEKINKI, from the exons ATGAAAAAGGCCGACAATAG GAGGGAGATGGCACAGGAGACCAAGCAGACGCAGGCGCCTGTGCTCTGTGCCACCGGCTGTGGATTCTATGGAAACCCACGGACCAATGggatgtgttctgtgtgctaTAAAGACTCCGCCCCGAGACAGAACAGCACTGCGAGAGTCGGCCTTTCAG aGTCCGATGGGTGCAGTGTGGCTGTGGAGAGCAGTACTGTAGCTGTGTCATCAGCACTGTCTCTGGTAGCCTCCTCAATGGAACAGAGCAG CCAGAGCACAGAAGAGGTCGACTTTCAGACAGTTGGAACAGGAGTGCAAACAGAACCACAGG gcTCAGCGCTGGATGACTCTGACCTCGCTTGTGACCATTCGCCCGGCAAGCACAAACAGAAGACCGCTCGGTGCTTCACCTGCCACAAGAAAGTGGGCCtcacag caggtTTTGACTGCCGGTGTGGAAACGTGTTTTGCGGCACCCACCGGTACTCGGATATCCACAAGTGTAGCTTCGACTACAGGGCCGAGGCCGCAGAGAAGATCAGGAAGGAGAACCCTGTGGTCGTCGGAGAGAAAATCAACAAAATCTAA
- the LOC133111543 gene encoding AN1-type zinc finger protein 6-like isoform X6: MKKADNRREMAQETKQTQAPVLCATGCGFYGNPRTNGMCSVCYKDSAPRQNSTARVGLSESDGCSVAVESSTVAVSSALSLVASSMEQSSQSTEEVDFQTVGTGVQTEPQGSALDDSDLACDHSPGKHKQKTARCFTCHKKVGLTGFDCRCGNVFCGTHRYSDIHKCSFDYRAEAAEKIRKENPVVVGEKINKI; the protein is encoded by the exons ATGAAAAAGGCCGACAATAG GAGGGAGATGGCACAGGAGACCAAGCAGACGCAGGCGCCTGTGCTCTGTGCCACCGGCTGTGGATTCTATGGAAACCCACGGACCAATGggatgtgttctgtgtgctaTAAAGACTCCGCCCCGAGACAGAACAGCACTGCGAGAGTCGGCCTTTCAG aGTCCGATGGGTGCAGTGTGGCTGTGGAGAGCAGTACTGTAGCTGTGTCATCAGCACTGTCTCTGGTAGCCTCCTCAATGGAACAGAGCAG CCAGAGCACAGAAGAGGTCGACTTTCAGACAGTTGGAACAGGAGTGCAAACAGAACCACAGG gcTCAGCGCTGGATGACTCTGACCTCGCTTGTGACCATTCGCCCGGCAAGCACAAACAGAAGACCGCTCGGTGCTTCACCTGCCACAAGAAAGTGGGCCtcacag gtTTTGACTGCCGGTGTGGAAACGTGTTTTGCGGCACCCACCGGTACTCGGATATCCACAAGTGTAGCTTCGACTACAGGGCCGAGGCCGCAGAGAAGATCAGGAAGGAGAACCCTGTGGTCGTCGGAGAGAAAATCAACAAAATCTAA
- the LOC133111543 gene encoding AN1-type zinc finger protein 5-like isoform X2 → MKKADNRREMAQETKQTQAPVLCATGCGFYGNPRTNGMCSVCYKDSAPRQNSTARVGLSESDGCSVAVESSTVAVSSALSLVASSMEQSSQSTEEVDFQTVGTGVQTEPQGGNEDYKSEMAQRWMTLTSLVTIRPASTNRRPLGASPATRKWASQVLTAGVETCFAAPTGTRISTSVASTTGPRPQRRSGRRTLWSSERKSTKSKTVELCAFQSSS, encoded by the exons ATGAAAAAGGCCGACAATAG GAGGGAGATGGCACAGGAGACCAAGCAGACGCAGGCGCCTGTGCTCTGTGCCACCGGCTGTGGATTCTATGGAAACCCACGGACCAATGggatgtgttctgtgtgctaTAAAGACTCCGCCCCGAGACAGAACAGCACTGCGAGAGTCGGCCTTTCAG aGTCCGATGGGTGCAGTGTGGCTGTGGAGAGCAGTACTGTAGCTGTGTCATCAGCACTGTCTCTGGTAGCCTCCTCAATGGAACAGAGCAG CCAGAGCACAGAAGAGGTCGACTTTCAGACAGTTGGAACAGGAGTGCAAACAGAACCACAGG GAGGAAATGAAGACTACAAAAGTGAAATG gcTCAGCGCTGGATGACTCTGACCTCGCTTGTGACCATTCGCCCGGCAAGCACAAACAGAAGACCGCTCGGTGCTTCACCTGCCACAAGAAAGTGGGCCtcacag gtTTTGACTGCCGGTGTGGAAACGTGTTTTGCGGCACCCACCGGTACTCGGATATCCACAAGTGTAGCTTCGACTACAGGGCCGAGGCCGCAGAGAAGATCAGGAAGGAGAACCCTGTGGTCGTCGGAGAGAAAATCAACAAAATCTAAAACTGTGGAGCTGTGTGCGTTTCAGAGCAGCTCATGA
- the LOC133111543 gene encoding AN1-type zinc finger protein 5-like isoform X1 — translation MKKADNRREMAQETKQTQAPVLCATGCGFYGNPRTNGMCSVCYKDSAPRQNSTARVGLSESDGCSVAVESSTVAVSSALSLVASSMEQSSQSTEEVDFQTVGTGVQTEPQGGNEDYKSEMAQRWMTLTSLVTIRPASTNRRPLGASPATRKWASQQVLTAGVETCFAAPTGTRISTSVASTTGPRPQRRSGRRTLWSSERKSTKSKTVELCAFQSSS, via the exons ATGAAAAAGGCCGACAATAG GAGGGAGATGGCACAGGAGACCAAGCAGACGCAGGCGCCTGTGCTCTGTGCCACCGGCTGTGGATTCTATGGAAACCCACGGACCAATGggatgtgttctgtgtgctaTAAAGACTCCGCCCCGAGACAGAACAGCACTGCGAGAGTCGGCCTTTCAG aGTCCGATGGGTGCAGTGTGGCTGTGGAGAGCAGTACTGTAGCTGTGTCATCAGCACTGTCTCTGGTAGCCTCCTCAATGGAACAGAGCAG CCAGAGCACAGAAGAGGTCGACTTTCAGACAGTTGGAACAGGAGTGCAAACAGAACCACAGG GAGGAAATGAAGACTACAAAAGTGAAATG gcTCAGCGCTGGATGACTCTGACCTCGCTTGTGACCATTCGCCCGGCAAGCACAAACAGAAGACCGCTCGGTGCTTCACCTGCCACAAGAAAGTGGGCCtcacag caggtTTTGACTGCCGGTGTGGAAACGTGTTTTGCGGCACCCACCGGTACTCGGATATCCACAAGTGTAGCTTCGACTACAGGGCCGAGGCCGCAGAGAAGATCAGGAAGGAGAACCCTGTGGTCGTCGGAGAGAAAATCAACAAAATCTAAAACTGTGGAGCTGTGTGCGTTTCAGAGCAGCTCATGA
- the LOC133111543 gene encoding AN1-type zinc finger protein 5-like isoform X3 translates to MREMAQETKQTQAPVLCATGCGFYGNPRTNGMCSVCYKDSAPRQNSTARVGLSESDGCSVAVESSTVAVSSALSLVASSMEQSSQSTEEVDFQTVGTGVQTEPQGGNEDYKSEMAQRWMTLTSLVTIRPASTNRRPLGASPATRKWASQQVLTAGVETCFAAPTGTRISTSVASTTGPRPQRRSGRRTLWSSERKSTKSKTVELCAFQSSS, encoded by the exons AT GAGGGAGATGGCACAGGAGACCAAGCAGACGCAGGCGCCTGTGCTCTGTGCCACCGGCTGTGGATTCTATGGAAACCCACGGACCAATGggatgtgttctgtgtgctaTAAAGACTCCGCCCCGAGACAGAACAGCACTGCGAGAGTCGGCCTTTCAG aGTCCGATGGGTGCAGTGTGGCTGTGGAGAGCAGTACTGTAGCTGTGTCATCAGCACTGTCTCTGGTAGCCTCCTCAATGGAACAGAGCAG CCAGAGCACAGAAGAGGTCGACTTTCAGACAGTTGGAACAGGAGTGCAAACAGAACCACAGG GAGGAAATGAAGACTACAAAAGTGAAATG gcTCAGCGCTGGATGACTCTGACCTCGCTTGTGACCATTCGCCCGGCAAGCACAAACAGAAGACCGCTCGGTGCTTCACCTGCCACAAGAAAGTGGGCCtcacag caggtTTTGACTGCCGGTGTGGAAACGTGTTTTGCGGCACCCACCGGTACTCGGATATCCACAAGTGTAGCTTCGACTACAGGGCCGAGGCCGCAGAGAAGATCAGGAAGGAGAACCCTGTGGTCGTCGGAGAGAAAATCAACAAAATCTAAAACTGTGGAGCTGTGTGCGTTTCAGAGCAGCTCATGA
- the LOC133111543 gene encoding AN1-type zinc finger protein 5-like isoform X4 — MAQETKQTQAPVLCATGCGFYGNPRTNGMCSVCYKDSAPRQNSTARVGLSESDGCSVAVESSTVAVSSALSLVASSMEQSSQSTEEVDFQTVGTGVQTEPQGGNEDYKSEMAQRWMTLTSLVTIRPASTNRRPLGASPATRKWASQQVLTAGVETCFAAPTGTRISTSVASTTGPRPQRRSGRRTLWSSERKSTKSKTVELCAFQSSS; from the exons ATGGCACAGGAGACCAAGCAGACGCAGGCGCCTGTGCTCTGTGCCACCGGCTGTGGATTCTATGGAAACCCACGGACCAATGggatgtgttctgtgtgctaTAAAGACTCCGCCCCGAGACAGAACAGCACTGCGAGAGTCGGCCTTTCAG aGTCCGATGGGTGCAGTGTGGCTGTGGAGAGCAGTACTGTAGCTGTGTCATCAGCACTGTCTCTGGTAGCCTCCTCAATGGAACAGAGCAG CCAGAGCACAGAAGAGGTCGACTTTCAGACAGTTGGAACAGGAGTGCAAACAGAACCACAGG GAGGAAATGAAGACTACAAAAGTGAAATG gcTCAGCGCTGGATGACTCTGACCTCGCTTGTGACCATTCGCCCGGCAAGCACAAACAGAAGACCGCTCGGTGCTTCACCTGCCACAAGAAAGTGGGCCtcacag caggtTTTGACTGCCGGTGTGGAAACGTGTTTTGCGGCACCCACCGGTACTCGGATATCCACAAGTGTAGCTTCGACTACAGGGCCGAGGCCGCAGAGAAGATCAGGAAGGAGAACCCTGTGGTCGTCGGAGAGAAAATCAACAAAATCTAAAACTGTGGAGCTGTGTGCGTTTCAGAGCAGCTCATGA